The region AAAGAAGAAGGTTGAAGTGGCTGCTAAGGTTGCGCAATGCTGCGCAAAAGTTTCAACGAAGCTTGCTGGTTGCCACGATTAGTTTTAATGTAGAATAGGGTAGGGTGGATTTGCAGCTTTGTCCTTAAACTGTTGCATGTCCGCCCTCTCTGTTTCTCTTGGATTTTAAGCTATTAACTATGATTTTTTCCAAGCACAATATATTCTCAAAAATAAAGGACTCTAAGAACTCCTTTGTCGTAAACCTGCTCACTGGTAATGCCGATATTGTTAGTCCTGCCGATGCTGAACGTATCAGCAAGCTGCGGAATAGTGAGGTCGCTGTCGATGATACGCTCCTTGCCGAGCTGTCGGAGAAGGGGTATTGGGTCGATGAAAAGGAGGAGGCAAAGCTCTACCGGAGCAAGTATCTCGATTTTGTCGATAGCCGCGACGATGATGAAATCCAACTTTTTTTCGTTACCAACTACAGCTGCAACTTCGCATGTTCCTACTGCTATCAGGATGAATATGCCCCATCGGAAGGTTCTCTAACCAACGAAATCATCGATTCGTTCTTCCGGTATATTCAAGCCGAATTTGCGGGTCGAAAAAAATATATTACCGTTTTTGGTGGGGAACCACTACTGAATTCGCCCAAGCAGCGGGAGCTTATTGCTTACCTTATTGAACAGGCCAATGCTGCCAACCTCGACGTTAGCTTTGTTACCAATGGTTATTCGCTGGCCGATTATATCGATATTCTGAAGCAAGGGCATGTTCGTGAGATACAGATTACCCTCGATGGAACCGCTGCCGTGCACAATAGTCGTCGCCTGCTGAAAGGTGGGGGCGGCACCTTCGATAAGATTATTGAGGGTATCGATGCTTGCATTGCCGCGAAGGTAGTTGTTAATCTTCGCATGGTAGTGGACAAGGATAATATTGGAAACCTACCGGAGTTGGCCCGCTTTGCTATCGATAAGGGTTGGACTTCGAGTGCCTACTTCAAAACACAAATTGG is a window of Williamwhitmania taraxaci DNA encoding:
- a CDS encoding radical SAM/SPASM domain-containing protein translates to MIFSKHNIFSKIKDSKNSFVVNLLTGNADIVSPADAERISKLRNSEVAVDDTLLAELSEKGYWVDEKEEAKLYRSKYLDFVDSRDDDEIQLFFVTNYSCNFACSYCYQDEYAPSEGSLTNEIIDSFFRYIQAEFAGRKKYITVFGGEPLLNSPKQRELIAYLIEQANAANLDVSFVTNGYSLADYIDILKQGHVREIQITLDGTAAVHNSRRLLKGGGGTFDKIIEGIDACIAAKVVVNLRMVVDKDNIGNLPELARFAIDKGWTSSAYFKTQIGRNYELHHCQSTPGKLFSRVSLYEQLFELIKQHPHIVEFYKPAYSISKFLSENGTLPEPLFDSCPACKSEWAFDYTGHIYSCTATVGKADESLGTFYPAISRKADLISAWENRDVTTISECNDCSMQLACGGGCGSIAKNRTGSVCSSDCRPVKELLELGFASYFE